GAGTCTCTGAAGGCAGAGGATGGAGGAGGTAAGGGAGGGGAGCTGCTCCCTATGCTTCTACGTGATTCTAAGAGGCCCTTCAGCATCTGGTTGATCTGCCTCTCACTGACACTGCGACCGTAACCCATGCCTGGAGAGGCAGGGTCTAGGTAGGAACACTGGAGCTTTCCGGCCACCTGCTGCCCTTGTTGGATAAGAGTCTGAGCTGTCTCCCCTCCAATGTCTCCAATGGACCCCACCCCCCGCTTGGTGACCAGAAGGAGGGACAGCGGGAGTTGGGCTAAGCTGTTTTCCCTTTCCCTTCTGCTTATAGTTGATTCCCTAAGTTTCTCTAGACTCTCAACAACATAGGAGAGGGATTCTTTCGAGTTGTACAAACACAAGCAACCATGGGGTGTAAAGGTTGGTGTGTGGAATGAATTGACTGGCAGACGTACATTGCCCTCTATGGGACGGAGGGCTAACTCGTACATTTTACCATCTAACACGTACCGGTCATCACTGGTGCACAAGGCCCTTATCTCATTTGCCATCTCTCTGGCAAGACCATCTTTCCCTAGGATGACAAGATTTATCCGTTCAGCCCTCCCCAAATCCAGCCTCGAACTATCTGATGATGGGTAGCGGGTAGGAAATGTAGAGGCCAGTATCTGCTCTATCTTACTGTCCACACAGTGCGGGCTGTTGGGACAGGTGTCCTTTGTGGGATGGTAGACAAAGTGGATATGTTTCAATACCAGAGCATCCCTTTCTGCCTGCAGCTTCTGCAGGGCTTTAAACCTTTGCTCCTCACCCAACACCTCCTGAATGGCTCCCATTTTCTCTTTACTTGGCTTTGCATCCACTTCCAACTCATAAAAGAGCTCAGAGTATTCAAGAAGCAGCTCCTGAAAGTCCTCTTTGGCTCGGTCAATGATCTCCTTCTGGTGTTTGTTGTAGATATCCAGATATTCAGCCTCATCCAGCCACTGATAGAAGTCTTCATTCATAATGAAGCTACGGGCCTCCTCCCAGGGTTTGCCTGGTGTGATGAAAGGAGACATACTTAGCTTTTCCTTGAACTCCCATCTCATCTCAGCCCGTTTACGCTCATTCCTTAGCTGCTCCAGGTGGGTCTCATAGATAGTTTCAGCTGCAGGTGTCTCCAGGAGGTCCTGGGGGATTCGATCATCCTCCATGTTGTCAATGTGTGGTGTGGTCTCCCAAGGGGTGTCATCTAGCACTACGAACCACTGGGAGAAATCTCGTTTTGTCTCCAGGACTTTCTGAACTCCTGACCAGCTCAGGTGGTCTATCTCATCTAACTCTGGCAACAGTGCAGACAAGGCCTGTGGTAGAGTACTTAGATAGGCCTTCCTACGTTTCTCTATATGCTCTTGTTTAAGTCTATGCACATGCTGCTGGAAGAGCTTCTTGGCTTTAGCTGTCCCCTCAAGGAAAACATAGTCCTTGTACTCAGGGGCAGACTGCATGCGGCGATTGACTGCAGGCCACGTCTCATTGTGGTTCTTCACAATTCGGTTGACCAGCCACTCATAGCGGTCTTTGGCTGAGGCAATCTGTTGACTCTGCTGTTTCAGTGCCTCAAAGTAAGGGATGATTTTGGGTTTTCCCCTACTCTTGTCTATTAGCTGAACCAGTGTAAGAAAGGCTAGGTCAACGTTGACATTAGAGCGTGCTGACGTTTCTACCACCTGCAAGTTCTTCTTGGCTAGGGCAAAGGTATGCGAGTCTTTAATATAGCGCTCAACTCCTTCATCACATTTGGTGAGAACCAGTACCAcaggtttctttgttttggctAGCTGGTTGTACAGGTTGGTAACAAACTTCATCTGGTCCTCAAAACTACGGTTCATTCCCCTGCTAACATCCACACAGAGTAAGAAGCCATCTACCATTAGCTTGCCTTCAGGCATCTGTTTCTGCTCAAAGTCCTGCTCCAGTCCCAGCTGATCTGTGCAAAAGTACATCAGCTTCTCAGCCGAAGCCAGCTTAGTGGACGCTGCCCTCTTGATGTAAGGCTGGAGCGCCGTGCTTCTGTGCGGTTGGAATGTCTGATCATCAATGAACTCTGTCTGCTCCACCACATTCATACGGCATTCGGGCCCCTCCTCCAACGTTCGCCCTGCTTCTCCCCAGAACAGGAAGTGGTCATTGTTCACCACACGGCCTCCAAAGTCACTGGTGCTGAGAACAGAGGTGTGGTCTAGGTGGAAGTCATCTGCACTTGGCCGGACAAAACGGTTACACAGGCAAGACTTGCCCACACCGCACTGGCCTTTCTCCTTCTCCGTGCCGGACAGCCCAACCACGACCAGGTTGTAGGTGGGTGCCCGGACATCTTGCTTTTTGGCCATCATCATCGCTGGCAGAGGCTCATCCTGCCATGCTGGCCACTAGCTCTAGGGAGAGGAGAAGGCTGCCAGGGAAGAAGGGTTTCCATGCAAGAGGAGCTCAGTGCACTGGGGTTTGGTCCTGCatgatagagagagacagaaagagagaatggGGAGATATAATTAATCtagagaaatacaaaaaaatacattccaATGACAGGCTTTATTATTAGAAAGCTATTGTGTCTCTCATCTAAATTCCTACAGCGTGCCTATGTGCTGTTAATAATGTTTAATCTGTGATCCTATTTCTCCACTGAATGTTTCCTGAAAAGATTGAGGTCAGCGGCAAAGCTGCTAGAATGCTGCACATTACTTAACCCAGCTGTAGCTCAGTAAAAGGcaatttttccccatttaactcatttaatttttatactGCCAGGGCTTCACAGCTAACAGTGGTGCCTTCCACATTTCATTCCTGTTTGTTGGGCCTCAGTATGTGTTTTGGCTTATTATCCAACATCTAACACTATGGCTGGTCGTCTCACTGCCAGCAGCAGTAGAACAAAGTTATGTGGGGTTTTCACTATCGCAGAAAACAGACACATGAATgtgctcacaaacacatgcacacacgcaccaCCACACACTTGTGAAAACAGACACAGTAAGCTCCCAGCACCCCAaatgaaagacacacacaagaagATGAAAGCAGATAAGTGTTCCAGAGCTAAAGTTACTAATTGGCCAACTAGGGAAAGCCATCTGCATTTTAAAAGGCTGCACTGCCTGTTGGCTGACTCATCtccatcaaaaacatgttttttcctaTGTTTCTCACTATACAGCACTCTGCAACAGATAAGAGTTGGCTGACGTACCATCATTAATGTCTCAACATATTTAcctacaatacaggaaacaaacTGGTGCTgtgcacacagaaacatgtaCAGAAACTTAGTTGGCTGGCCAATCTCAGTATCAGTTATTCCAATAGTAGATCCGACCTAAAAATAACGAGAGAGGATGAGGGATAGGGGGTGCTCTTTATGGAATGGCCCTCTCTGACAGCATAATTTGTAAGGAACAAAAATCTTCCAAGACAGCCAGCACACAGACTTGCAGTATGAGACCGCCCCCTCCATGTCATAACTGAGGCGTTAATGTagtaaaacagacattaaaaccACTATTAATCATGAATAGCTCTTTTGACAGAGCACAAAAGCAGACAAAGCCTTCATTGCTGCTGAATTGAGTTTGTCAGACAACAGAGAACTGTGGATGTGCAAAGATGAACTTCAAAGCCCAACATTGCCCACCAGAGGGTGAGACAATGAAAAGGAAATGGTAGGAGGAGTAAGTAAGTCACTACAGAGGAACACACTGTAGATAAAAAACAGCCTTGCACCTGCCATGTATTGATTTCTGCATACACAGTACATTTCTGAGTTTTTCTTGAAAGCTGAGTGTAACTAATCGAAGTTCAAAGCCGACAGTTATGGCCAAGCCTTGAAACCCTGACGTTCACTAAAGCAAATTCCAATCAGTCTGTGAATTAACATTACAGAGGCGAGACCTCCCCTGTGCTGCACCAGGTGTATAGCCAAGTGCCAACAAGAAAAAGGAATCAATATCAAAAAGAATGTCTGGTGTTTTGATATTTGTAGAGGAAGCATGCATGAAAAATGGATCAAGGCACCCAGAGATAGACCCAGCCTCTGTTTTAATAAGTTGCATGTTGTGTGCTCTGCCAGACTTGCTGGTCGATACATTTCGAATAGGTATATGACCTGGGAATTATGGATAATTCATAGCCTTCTCCTTTCAGACTCTCTTACAAGTGTGTATACTGCATACTTGTATATGTTCTTGTCTGCGTGTGTACTGGGCACCAGCTAATATATGAACAAATCCAGCTGGAAAacagtacagtatatacagCTAAGATGAGCATAGCCTTGACCAGATGAGAAAAACTGCAGGTGTGGGATCTATACAGCCGGAGTCAGCAGgttaaaaacacacctgtgtCCTGACCTAGTCATGTTCGCATTACAGAGCAGACAGCTTCAACTACAATCAGCCACAAAAACATGACCTGCTGCCCCATGGACATGCTCCACTGGCTAAACAGAACTTTTATCCAGCCTGATAATCAcaattttttatactttatctGCATGGTCCCTCCTGTGCTACACTGACCATGTTCAGAGGCATCGAATATAATGtgatcagaaatattttattgatccccaAGGGGAAATTGAGATTCGTTACAGTCACTCTTATgccaagcatagagaattatagaaagTATAAATAAGTACTAgcacaaaatatattaaaatataaatacagaaataattttgaaaatacattaaGCACTAGTAAGTTAATATGTAACATGAAGTACTGTATGttatgtgtgtaaaatataaaattatgtaacttATGCTAGGATACAGTGTGTAAAACTAGTATGTAGAGTTAGAAATAGAATATATGTGTGCAAATTTATCAATAGTTCCTTACtaatttcaatcattttaattttgttctaTTACAATCATGTAAAGCAAACCATTTACATTCAGTTTACTGCATTTAAATACGTATATATTTCCTTCTGAGGGTCAACCAACAGGAATTTCAGGTAGGTTTGTGAGCTCTGCAATTGCAAAGGTTGCTGTGAACTGCATCTCTGCACAGACTGAACTGTTATGACATGCTCGAAGTAGCTGCCTACTGAGCTGACAGAGGGTGTTACATACAGATAAGTACGGAGGTCTTGGTGCAGAATCACATTAGCACAAATGACCTATATGAGCTAACACATAAAAGTGCACACATGAATgtgcacagtgcacacacacaaaca
The DNA window shown above is from Plectropomus leopardus isolate mb chromosome 5, YSFRI_Pleo_2.0, whole genome shotgun sequence and carries:
- the arhgap35a gene encoding rho GTPase-activating protein 35 is translated as MMMAKKQDVRAPTYNLVVVGLSGTEKEKGQCGVGKSCLCNRFVRPSADDFHLDHTSVLSTSDFGGRVVNNDHFLFWGEAGRTLEEGPECRMNVVEQTEFIDDQTFQPHRSTALQPYIKRAASTKLASAEKLMYFCTDQLGLEQDFEQKQMPEGKLMVDGFLLCVDVSRGMNRSFEDQMKFVTNLYNQLAKTKKPVVLVLTKCDEGVERYIKDSHTFALAKKNLQVVETSARSNVNVDLAFLTLVQLIDKSRGKPKIIPYFEALKQQSQQIASAKDRYEWLVNRIVKNHNETWPAVNRRMQSAPEYKDYVFLEGTAKAKKLFQQHVHRLKQEHIEKRRKAYLSTLPQALSALLPELDEIDHLSWSGVQKVLETKRDFSQWFVVLDDTPWETTPHIDNMEDDRIPQDLLETPAAETIYETHLEQLRNERKRAEMRWEFKEKLSMSPFITPGKPWEEARSFIMNEDFYQWLDEAEYLDIYNKHQKEIIDRAKEDFQELLLEYSELFYELEVDAKPSKEKMGAIQEVLGEEQRFKALQKLQAERDALVLKHIHFVYHPTKDTCPNSPHCVDSKIEQILASTFPTRYPSSDSSRLDLGRAERINLVILGKDGLAREMANEIRALCTSDDRYVLDGKMYELALRPIEGNVRLPVNSFHTPTFTPHGCLCLYNSKESLSYVVESLEKLRESTISRRERENSLAQLPLSLLLVTKRGVGSIGDIGGETAQTLIQQGQQVAGKLQCSYLDPASPGMGYGRSVSERQINQMLKGLLESRRSIGSSSPPLPPPSSAFRDSQSQPMLEADLRIVMCLMCGDTYDIDQLLAPFLLPQHCRPAASLSSGTSVLLDLSVGGQRQNIELSLLSFHSSFSLRKTKLVHGYIAVYSARRKASMETLCAFLCEVQDIIPVQLLAVGESQMELSDSESAKEQVSQGEELAHEIEARFNTVICGHGGVVGGLHKIDLFQSFLKEVVEKHTIVEATHMYDNVAEACTNESISPRCGSPSPVNILMDSEDDIEPSPPYPTLREDGSLSSHLGSFKLPDLDSSDTFSVISELSTFESKLNNKVPPQVKPKPVRKVNLGPYMDQQGGTNRRSLPQAVTWAPGSDGGYDPSDYAEPMDAVSKPRPTEEENIYSVPHDSTQGKIITIRNANKGHSNGSAGGNGSDSEADSSSLERRRKLSAIGVKPKLYRDRSKRLGKFSSFRTSFSIGSDDEMGGPPKASQDDIGAQKDNSIEESEDPKRRNILKSLRRNAKKPRPKPRHSISKPIESNYFGMPLSTVVTPERPIPIFIEKCIRFIETTGLSTEGIYRVSGNKAEMESMQRQFDQDHNLDLVEKDFTMNTVAGAMKAFFSELPDPLVPYSMQGELVEAFKINDREQRFQTMKDILRRFPKENYEVFKYVISHLNKVSQHNKLNLMTSENLSICFWPTLMRPDFTTMDALTATRTYQTIIESFIHQCAYFFYNQLLVDGLPGSPTSTLSSGGGTSAYSCMAGGYSSSPTPSPTPYVLPATPPVIPHYGPPIHHHQHHHHHHHHHQHQSPPHSPPPTPQSPLPALLPPSLHPLHPPTEQHTL